From one Ursus arctos isolate Adak ecotype North America unplaced genomic scaffold, UrsArc2.0 scaffold_1, whole genome shotgun sequence genomic stretch:
- the FEV gene encoding protein FEV: protein MRQSGASQPLLINMYLPDPVGDGLFKEGKSPGWGPLSPAVQKGSGQIQLWQFLLELLADRANAGCIAWEGGHGEFKLTDPDEVARRWGERKSKPNMNYDKLSRALRYYYDKNIMSKVHGKRYAYRFDFQGLAQACQPPPAHAHAAAAAAAAAAAAQDGALYKLPAGLAPLPFPGLSKLNLMAASAGVAPAGFSYWPGPGPAATAAATAALYPSPGLQPPPGPFGAVAAASHLGGHYH, encoded by the exons ATGAGACAGAGCGGCgcctcccagcccctgctgaTCAACATGTACCTGCCAG ATCCCGTCGGAGACGGTCTCTTCAAGGAAGGGAAGAGCCCGGGGTGGGGGCCGCTGAGCCCGGCGGTACAAAAAG GCAGCGGGCAGATCCAACTGTGGCAGTTTCTGCTGGAGCTCCTGGCTGACCGCGCCAACGCCGGCTGCATCGCGTGGGAGGGCGGCCACGGCGAGTTCAAGCTCACGGACCCAGACGAGGTGGCGCGGCGCTGGGGCGAGCGCAAGAGCAAGCCCAACATGAACTACGACAAGCTGAGCCGCGCGCTGCGCTACTACTACGACAAGAACATCATGAGCAAGGTGCACGGCAAGCGCTACGCCTACCGCTTCGACTTCCAGGGTCTGGCCCAGGCCTGCCAACCGCCGCCCGCGCACGCccacgccgccgccgccgcagccgcagCAGCCGCCGCAGCCCAGGACGGCGCGCTCTACAAGCTGCCGGCCGGCCTCGCCCCGCTGCCCTTCCCCGGCCTGTCCAAACTCAACCTTATGGCCGCCTCGGCCGGCGTCGCGCCCGCCGGCTTCTCCTACTGGCCGGGCCCGGgccccgccgccaccgccgccgccaccgccgcacTCTATCCCAGCCCCGGCTTGCAGCCCCCGCCCGGGCCCTTCGGCGCGGTGGCCGCCGCCTCGCACTTGGGGGGCCACTACCACTAG